Proteins encoded in a region of the Lathamus discolor isolate bLatDis1 chromosome Z, bLatDis1.hap1, whole genome shotgun sequence genome:
- the LYSMD3 gene encoding lysM and putative peptidoglycan-binding domain-containing protein 3: MAGRGAGCGPQPPAVAQQPTGGHLYPFVVAESEGQEEEGGEVSELRPRGREKVRRSASRDRLDDVVLLTKDIQEGDTLNAIALQFCCSVADIKRVNNLINDQDFFALRSIKIPVKKFSVLTETHVSPKGRLVLRPAYCSIEAQEMAPPDKFPANETAGNFLKEVDRDIEEIVKCNNTKRENLDEVVSALAAQQISFETDGKAKKCKDPYYGADWGIGWWTAVVIMLIIGIVTPVFYLLYYEVLVKADVSHHSTMESSHLFVTAASHQKQIENGVNQANIINVDNQGELQP; this comes from the exons ATGGCCGGCAGAGGCGCCGGGTGCGGCCCGCAGCCGCCGGCCGTAGCGCAGCAGCCCACCGGCGGACACCTGTACCCGTTCGTGGTAGCGGAGAGcgaggggcaggaggaggagggcggcGAGGTGTCTGAGCTGCGGCCGCGGGGCAGGGAGAAGGTGCGGAGGAGCGCGTCGAGGGACAGGCTGGATGATGTAGTCCTGCTCACCAAGGACATCCAGGAAGGGGACACGCTCAACGCCATCGCGCTTCAGTTCTGCTGCTCG gttGCAGATATCAAGAGAGTTAACAATCTTATCAATGACCAAGATTTTTTTGCCCTGAGATCTATcaaaattccagtaaaaaagTTCAGCGTCTTGACTGAAACACATGTCTCTCCAAAAGGAAGACTGGTTCTTCGGCCTGCTTACTGCTCCATAGAAGCACAGGAAATGGCACCTCCTGATAAATTCCCTGCTAATGAGACCGCTGGCAACTTCTTAAAAGAAGTGGATCGAGATATAGAGGAAATAGTGAAGTGTAACAATACGAAGAGAGAGAATCTTGATGAAGTTGTTTCTGCATTAGCAGCCCAGCAGATCTCCTTCGAAACTGATGGTAAAGCTAAAAAATGCAAGGATCCTTACTACGGAGCAGATTGGGGTATAGGATGGTGGACAGCTGTAGTGATTATGTTGATTATTGGCATAGTAACTCCAGTGTTTTACCTCCTGTATTACGAAGTTCTAGTGAAAGCAGATGTCAGTCACCATTCTACAATGGAATCTTCCCATCTGTTTGTCACAGCAGCATCACATCagaaacaaatagaaaatgGAGTAAATCAGGCGAATATTATAAATGTTGATAATCAAGGAGAACTTCAGCCTTAA